In the genome of Camarhynchus parvulus unplaced genomic scaffold, STF_HiC, whole genome shotgun sequence, one region contains:
- the POP7 gene encoding ribonuclease P protein subunit p20, translated as PTPGSPRSAAAAAAVPGSNDVFVTSRSDFRAQLRRCQRLLAPGGGPGGPGELRLHGLGLAVPRTINLALQLQAGAGGALRLHASTSSVPLRDHRHRERHRERHRERPGSADSGDGDGDAPRHNSAIHIRLCREAPCA; from the coding sequence cccACCCCGGGCTccccccgctccgccgccgccgccgccgccgtgccGGGCAGCAATGACGTGTTCGTGACGTCACGCTCGGATTTCCGGGCGCAGCTGCGGCGCTGCCAGCGGCTCCTGGCGCcgggcgggggtcccgggggtcccggggagcTGCGGCTGCACGGGCTGGGGCTCGCCGTGCCCCGCACCATCAACCTGGCGCTGCAGCTGCaggcgggcgcggggggcgcgcTGCGGCTGCACGCCAGCACCTCCTCCGTGCCCCTCCGCGACcaccggcaccgggagcggcaccgggagcggcaccgggagcgcCCCGGCAGCGCCGACAGCGGCGACGGCGACGGGGACGCCCCCCGGCACAACTCGGCCATCCACATCCGGCTCTGCAGGGAG